In Marinomonas posidonica IVIA-Po-181, a single window of DNA contains:
- a CDS encoding DUF7482 domain-containing protein: MLNRFVLLILLPLLLVGCASTQENSARLPVFQAWHDGEQVAYITTDVSDRKMAKEMQANYAPRLRDAIPRYPKPPQVKTVLERVYGFPNKEQQNVFASAPVPLGYLSRDRHYSPLWLMYWVVWQKPQEAYELTSEEAVLAAEEAGFVRIERSNIVVNCPVLPFLPE; encoded by the coding sequence GTGCTAAACCGTTTTGTGTTATTGATCTTGTTACCCCTGTTGCTCGTCGGCTGTGCGTCGACACAGGAGAACAGTGCACGTTTGCCGGTGTTTCAAGCTTGGCATGATGGTGAGCAGGTAGCTTATATCACCACAGATGTCTCTGATCGTAAAATGGCGAAGGAAATGCAGGCGAATTATGCGCCACGTTTACGAGATGCGATTCCTCGTTACCCAAAACCACCGCAAGTCAAAACGGTGCTGGAGCGGGTATATGGTTTTCCAAATAAAGAACAACAAAATGTCTTTGCCTCAGCACCTGTCCCATTAGGCTATTTAAGCCGAGATCGTCACTATTCACCGCTCTGGCTAATGTATTGGGTGGTTTGGCAAAAACCACAAGAAGCCTACGAATTGACTTCTGAAGAGGCCGTTTTGGCAGCAGAAGAGGCCGGATTTGTCCGTATTGAGCGCAGTAATATTGTGGTAAATTGTCCTGTGTTGCCATTTTTACCGGAATAA
- a CDS encoding LysR family transcriptional regulator: protein MISNALQQLDLKALTGLILLLEERHVSRAAQRMSLSQSAMSRLLMRLRHAFDDPLFIRTSSGMAPTAKALELEGPIKLMLEQMASMQVSPDFDPNTSRRVFRLFTTHYQAQAYVPSIAERFYREAPMASLETTTITETSLLRQTEQSGDLYLCSDYIEVPNHFKRTLFGREKFRCIMSQSHPLANQPKLTLDDYMRYQHVLVNMGGSMRVVSDSLLGERAKERRFAFRTPYFMAALETVSRTQLLLSTSGLLPSRFQQVFGLVMKDLPFEFPDVHYYLCWPRTSSGDPAAEWFRQMAREVVQSLVPYPDHLG from the coding sequence ATGATATCGAATGCATTGCAGCAACTTGATTTAAAAGCCTTAACAGGTTTAATTTTATTGCTTGAAGAACGACATGTTAGCCGTGCGGCACAGCGCATGTCTTTAAGTCAATCCGCCATGAGTCGTTTGCTGATGCGCTTGCGTCATGCATTTGATGATCCGTTATTCATTCGAACATCGAGCGGAATGGCGCCCACCGCTAAAGCCTTAGAGCTCGAAGGTCCGATTAAACTCATGCTTGAGCAGATGGCCAGCATGCAGGTCTCACCGGATTTCGACCCTAATACCAGTCGACGTGTGTTCCGCTTGTTCACCACTCACTACCAAGCGCAGGCTTATGTACCGTCGATCGCGGAACGGTTTTATCGAGAGGCGCCGATGGCGTCCTTAGAAACCACCACCATTACCGAAACCAGTTTATTGAGGCAGACCGAACAGTCTGGTGATTTGTATTTATGCAGTGATTACATAGAGGTGCCGAATCATTTTAAACGGACTTTATTTGGTCGTGAAAAATTTCGCTGCATTATGTCTCAGTCACACCCTCTTGCGAATCAACCCAAGCTGACATTAGACGATTACATGCGTTATCAGCATGTGTTGGTGAACATGGGCGGTTCAATGCGAGTCGTGAGTGACTCTCTATTGGGTGAAAGAGCAAAAGAGCGACGATTCGCATTCCGAACGCCTTATTTTATGGCCGCGTTGGAAACGGTTTCGAGAACCCAGTTGCTGCTTAGTACCAGTGGTTTATTGCCCTCTCGATTTCAACAGGTATTTGGCTTAGTGATGAAAGATCTTCCGTTCGAGTTTCCTGATGTGCATTACTATTTGTGTTGGCCTAGAACCTCGTCGGGTGACCCCGCTGCTGAATGGTTTCGACAAATGGCGCGAGAGGTGGTGCAATCTTTGGTGCCTTATCCTGATCACCTTGGTTAA
- a CDS encoding carbohydrate ABC transporter permease, with protein MTPSNTQAPVHSTAERKARHAQWRGRFGLVLYIVLLLLPIYWLINMSFKTNTEILSGLSFFPDNFTLENYAKIFGDATWYMGYVNSIFYVSMNMVISLLVALPAAYAFSRYKFIGDKHMFFWLLSNRMAPPAVFLLPFFQLYSSVGLFDTHIAVALAHCLFNVPLAVWILEGFMSGVPREIDETAYIDGYTFPRFFVRIFIPLIRSGIGVTAFFCFMFSWVELLLARTLTSVDAKPIAAIMTRTVSASGMDWGLLAAAGVLTIIPGMLVIYFVRNHVAKGFALGRV; from the coding sequence ATGACACCTTCTAATACACAAGCACCAGTTCATAGCACTGCCGAACGTAAGGCCCGACATGCCCAATGGCGTGGTCGTTTCGGACTTGTGCTCTACATTGTCCTATTGCTCTTGCCAATCTATTGGCTAATCAATATGTCCTTTAAAACCAATACTGAAATTCTCAGCGGATTATCCTTCTTCCCAGACAATTTCACTCTGGAAAATTACGCCAAAATTTTTGGTGATGCGACCTGGTATATGGGCTACGTCAATTCAATTTTCTATGTGTCGATGAACATGGTCATCAGTTTATTAGTGGCATTGCCAGCCGCTTATGCTTTTAGTCGCTATAAGTTCATCGGTGATAAGCACATGTTCTTTTGGCTACTGTCCAATCGCATGGCACCTCCTGCGGTTTTCTTATTGCCATTCTTTCAACTGTATTCGTCCGTGGGATTATTCGACACGCACATCGCCGTTGCACTCGCCCATTGCTTGTTTAACGTGCCACTCGCCGTGTGGATTCTAGAAGGCTTTATGAGCGGTGTGCCAAGAGAAATTGATGAAACAGCCTACATTGATGGTTACACCTTCCCACGCTTTTTTGTACGCATTTTTATTCCTCTGATCCGTTCAGGCATTGGGGTAACCGCCTTCTTCTGCTTCATGTTCTCTTGGGTCGAACTCTTGCTAGCACGAACCTTAACGTCAGTAGACGCAAAACCGATTGCCGCCATTATGACGCGAACGGTGTCCGCCTCTGGTATGGATTGGGGATTGTTGGCCGCCGCCGGTGTGCTCACCATCATTCCAGGCATGCTCGTCATCTACTTTGTTCGTAACCATGTCGCTAAGGGTTTTGCCCTTGGTCGAGTGTAA
- a CDS encoding carbohydrate ABC transporter permease gives MQTKVENNKAWFLVLPVFLIVAFSAIIPLMTVVNYSVQDIFDPSTRYFVGTEWFQQVMLDSRLHDALLRQFIYSFTVLAIEIPLGICVALMMPTKGKGASLALILVAIPLLIPWNVVGTIWQIFGRADIGLFGAFMSYIGVDYNYASNPTDAWLTVVLMDVWHWTPLVALLCYSGLRAIPEVYYQAARIDRASRWAVFRYIQLPKLTNVLIIGVLLRFMDSFMIYTEPFVLTGGGPGSSTTFLSQALVQQAIGQFDLGPAAAFSLVYFLIILLVCWVFYTTIMNMQKDK, from the coding sequence ATGCAAACTAAAGTCGAAAATAATAAAGCCTGGTTTCTTGTACTGCCCGTTTTCTTGATTGTGGCTTTCTCCGCCATCATTCCATTAATGACGGTGGTGAATTATTCCGTACAAGATATTTTTGACCCATCTACACGCTACTTTGTTGGCACCGAATGGTTCCAACAAGTCATGCTCGATAGCCGTCTGCATGATGCTCTATTGCGTCAATTTATCTATTCCTTCACGGTCTTAGCCATTGAGATACCACTCGGTATTTGTGTTGCGCTGATGATGCCGACAAAAGGAAAAGGCGCTTCACTTGCACTCATTTTAGTGGCCATTCCTTTGTTGATACCTTGGAACGTGGTTGGCACCATCTGGCAAATTTTCGGCCGTGCTGACATTGGCTTATTTGGCGCCTTCATGAGTTACATCGGCGTTGACTACAACTATGCATCGAACCCGACTGACGCTTGGCTAACCGTTGTTTTGATGGACGTTTGGCACTGGACTCCTCTGGTCGCTTTACTCTGCTACTCAGGTTTAAGAGCCATTCCTGAAGTTTACTATCAAGCTGCTCGCATCGACCGCGCATCACGCTGGGCTGTGTTCCGCTATATCCAACTACCAAAGTTAACCAATGTGCTGATTATCGGTGTGTTATTACGCTTCATGGATTCCTTCATGATTTACACAGAACCATTTGTCTTAACCGGTGGTGGCCCAGGTAGTTCGACAACCTTTTTGAGCCAAGCACTCGTGCAACAAGCCATTGGTCAGTTTGACCTTGGTCCAGCGGCGGCATTCTCATTGGTTTACTTCTTAATCATCTTGTTGGTGTGCTGGGTTTTCTATACCACCATCATGAACATGCAGAAAGATAAATAG
- a CDS encoding sigma-54-dependent Fis family transcriptional regulator, with protein sequence MQSNALAEGVRSIDKTHKEQIQASWYRCEQFGLEHGSRPDFASLPRGELHDLLDQHRSLLETTENEVLPYYENILSNSACMIVLADRQGHVLNTWGQPRFGTASEHGLVGGNQWSEIGVGTNAIGTALITGQAIQVGRDEHYLRANRFMVGSASPIYNTQNDLVGVLDISSDAYLPQDHTFGMVKLMSLSVENRLIFSAFQQAHFILSFNTNVTSLDSHWSGILVLDENGTIVSANRRAEVVLARDLALLNIRQIFDIEMREIKHHPASLPLKLLALGRYQFYVKVIPPVQQIMRVPDFRQGSGYVPPTPENNKNTMKNNFEDLSDTKQEEVDSAPHNVPPNVIPLAELQHGDPHVERLIKQAHKIMEKDIPILIHGETGAGKEIFVRSLHYHSSRRQEMLVAVNCAAIPAELVESELFGYEKGAFTGAQNKGSIGLIRRAHRGTLFLDEIGEMPMAVQSRLLRVLQERVVTPLGSTEVYPVDIKLISATNRALKTEVKDGRFRQDLYYRISGLNIELPPLRKRHDKVKLIAYLHARLSQEEPSPPLSDTMLALLEKHPWPGNMRQLAHTLKVGMAMADGDELEEWHLPDDFFDDLMMSPPESTEVSVDSVATEPLEQLIPRLLSEYKGNVSQTAKAAGVSRNTVYKYTKLKTPN encoded by the coding sequence ATGCAATCAAATGCCTTAGCTGAAGGGGTTCGATCCATCGATAAAACCCACAAAGAGCAAATCCAAGCCTCTTGGTATCGGTGTGAGCAGTTTGGTTTGGAGCATGGGAGTCGACCGGATTTTGCCAGTTTACCGAGAGGTGAGTTGCACGATTTACTGGATCAACATCGCAGTCTATTGGAAACCACTGAAAACGAAGTATTGCCCTATTACGAGAATATATTGAGTAATTCGGCTTGCATGATAGTGCTTGCAGATCGACAAGGGCATGTCTTGAATACGTGGGGACAGCCGCGCTTTGGAACCGCGTCAGAGCATGGTCTTGTTGGTGGTAATCAGTGGAGTGAAATCGGTGTGGGTACCAACGCCATCGGAACCGCTTTGATTACGGGTCAAGCAATTCAGGTTGGTCGCGATGAACATTACTTAAGAGCGAATCGCTTTATGGTGGGTTCGGCCTCACCTATTTATAATACTCAAAACGATTTAGTCGGTGTATTGGATATCTCATCGGACGCCTATTTGCCTCAGGATCATACCTTTGGCATGGTGAAGCTGATGTCTTTGAGTGTGGAAAATCGACTCATTTTTTCAGCCTTTCAACAAGCCCATTTTATTCTCAGTTTTAATACCAATGTGACCAGTTTGGACAGTCATTGGTCGGGTATTTTAGTTTTGGATGAAAATGGCACCATTGTGTCTGCGAACCGTCGTGCTGAAGTCGTGTTAGCGAGAGATCTAGCCCTCCTAAATATTCGTCAAATTTTTGATATTGAAATGCGAGAAATCAAACACCATCCTGCCAGTTTGCCGCTAAAATTACTGGCCTTGGGGCGCTATCAATTTTATGTCAAAGTCATACCGCCAGTGCAACAAATTATGCGTGTGCCAGATTTTCGTCAAGGTTCTGGGTATGTTCCTCCAACGCCTGAAAACAATAAAAATACTATGAAAAACAATTTCGAAGACTTATCTGACACGAAACAGGAAGAGGTCGATTCTGCGCCTCATAATGTGCCTCCCAATGTCATTCCATTAGCTGAATTACAACATGGTGACCCACATGTAGAGCGCTTGATAAAACAGGCTCATAAAATCATGGAAAAGGATATTCCGATTTTAATTCATGGTGAAACGGGAGCCGGAAAAGAGATTTTTGTGCGCAGTTTGCATTATCACAGCTCTCGACGCCAAGAGATGCTGGTGGCCGTTAATTGTGCGGCCATTCCGGCTGAATTGGTTGAGTCTGAACTTTTTGGTTACGAAAAAGGAGCCTTTACGGGAGCACAAAATAAAGGCTCGATTGGATTGATCCGCCGAGCGCATAGGGGCACTTTGTTTCTGGACGAAATTGGGGAAATGCCAATGGCAGTGCAGTCTCGTTTATTGCGAGTGCTGCAAGAAAGAGTAGTGACGCCGTTAGGCTCAACTGAAGTCTACCCGGTGGACATTAAATTAATCTCTGCCACTAACAGAGCATTAAAGACAGAGGTAAAAGACGGTCGTTTCCGGCAGGATTTATACTATCGCATTTCCGGCTTGAACATTGAGCTCCCCCCTTTGCGTAAACGACACGATAAGGTGAAACTGATCGCCTATTTGCACGCCAGGCTGAGTCAAGAAGAGCCCAGTCCACCTTTGTCAGATACCATGCTCGCCTTGCTTGAGAAGCATCCTTGGCCAGGCAATATGCGTCAATTGGCTCATACGTTAAAGGTTGGCATGGCCATGGCGGATGGAGATGAGCTGGAAGAATGGCATTTACCCGATGATTTCTTTGATGACCTAATGATGTCGCCTCCTGAGAGTACTGAGGTGAGTGTTGACAGTGTTGCGACTGAACCGCTTGAGCAGCTGATCCCACGTTTATTGAGTGAGTACAAAGGCAATGTTTCACAAACTGCTAAAGCAGCGGGTGTCAGCCGAAATACTGTGTACAAATATACTAAGCTTAAGACACCAAACTAA
- a CDS encoding ABC transporter ATP-binding protein, with product MSLTLQNVSRVVEGETWIDKVNMTLEPGSFNVLLGRTLSGKTTLMRLMAGLDRPSTGSILMNGVDVTGLPVRERNISMVYQQFINYPNLTVYENIASPLRLAKMDETEVDQRVRETATMLRIDPFLDRLPLQLSGGQQQRTAMARALVKDSQIILFDEPLVNLDYKLREELRQELRALFKARNCIAIYATTEPNEALALGGNTAVLHEGQLLQMGPTAQVYHQPKDIITAEMFSEPPINLVPGRVSDEEVTFDDTVHFRLNSDLRGLTPGLYKFGVRASHIGLVPHSDDDLELPVKVDLAEISGSETFLHVHNSNFDLVLHLSGVHEYQVDQDIKVYFPTHKLYAFDSEGKMVHSPARMREQ from the coding sequence ATGTCTCTGACGCTGCAAAATGTCTCGCGCGTTGTTGAGGGAGAAACTTGGATAGACAAGGTCAACATGACGCTTGAGCCAGGCTCCTTCAATGTGTTACTTGGGCGCACCTTGTCTGGTAAAACGACGTTAATGCGACTGATGGCCGGTCTTGACCGACCGAGCACAGGAAGCATTCTCATGAATGGCGTTGATGTGACCGGACTCCCCGTTCGTGAACGCAACATTTCAATGGTCTATCAGCAGTTCATCAATTACCCCAACCTAACGGTCTACGAAAACATCGCTTCACCTTTACGTCTCGCCAAAATGGACGAAACCGAAGTCGACCAAAGAGTCAGAGAAACGGCAACCATGCTGCGCATTGATCCTTTTCTAGATCGATTACCTCTGCAACTGTCTGGAGGCCAGCAACAACGAACGGCCATGGCTCGTGCCTTAGTAAAAGATTCACAAATCATTCTGTTTGATGAACCCCTGGTTAACTTGGATTACAAGCTTCGCGAAGAACTCAGACAAGAACTCAGAGCCTTGTTTAAAGCGCGTAACTGTATTGCCATTTACGCAACCACAGAGCCAAATGAAGCCCTTGCCCTTGGTGGTAACACAGCAGTTCTGCATGAAGGCCAGTTATTGCAAATGGGACCAACAGCGCAGGTTTACCACCAACCGAAAGACATTATTACGGCCGAAATGTTTTCTGAACCGCCCATCAACCTAGTTCCTGGTCGCGTGAGCGATGAAGAAGTCACCTTTGACGATACGGTTCATTTTCGTCTGAACAGTGACTTAAGAGGCTTAACACCCGGTCTATATAAATTCGGCGTGAGGGCCTCACACATTGGTTTAGTACCACATTCAGATGACGACTTAGAACTGCCAGTCAAGGTGGATCTAGCCGAGATCAGTGGTTCAGAAACCTTTCTTCATGTTCACAATTCAAACTTTGATCTGGTATTGCACTTGTCTGGCGTACACGAATACCAAGTGGATCAAGACATTAAGGTCTATTTCCCAACCCATAAACTCTATGCCTTTGATAGTGAAGGTAAAATGGTGCATTCCCCAGCACGTATGAGGGAGCAATAA
- a CDS encoding DMT family transporter — protein sequence MLNAKQTFLYGLFFSAITVLFWGMLPIALKLSGDFSDPITLTWLRFCVAGLLLGAWQWQRGQLQEFRRLSRQQWLRLFAAGSFLIINYTCFAWSLSYMLPGSAQLSFQSAPLFLALGGLFFLQEKVNWQQWLCFAGIGLGMLIFFHPILGQADHANMWLGFFIIQISASAWSCYALLQKSLFRYLSPSNILLAIYAYASIVMLPFARLSDLTGLSNDEFWIAAFCCLNTLIAYGAFAQAMRYWQTVQVSASVALTPVMAFILTELVMFFGWWTTLIESSHADVLSLFGMFIVILCAIKVQLISAQSQRANVAKSTLTNT from the coding sequence ATGCTGAACGCCAAACAGACTTTTTTATACGGACTCTTCTTCAGTGCCATCACGGTATTGTTTTGGGGGATGTTACCCATTGCGTTAAAGCTCTCTGGTGATTTCTCTGATCCGATTACCTTAACTTGGCTAAGATTCTGCGTCGCCGGTCTTTTGCTGGGAGCTTGGCAATGGCAGCGTGGTCAGTTGCAGGAATTTCGCCGCCTCTCTCGCCAACAATGGTTACGGCTGTTTGCGGCTGGGAGCTTTTTGATCATCAACTACACCTGCTTTGCCTGGAGCTTATCTTATATGTTGCCAGGCTCTGCTCAGTTGAGCTTTCAAAGTGCGCCTTTATTCCTGGCCTTAGGCGGACTGTTTTTTCTACAAGAGAAGGTAAACTGGCAACAATGGCTTTGCTTTGCAGGAATAGGATTAGGCATGCTGATCTTCTTTCACCCGATTCTTGGACAAGCGGATCACGCCAATATGTGGTTAGGATTTTTTATTATTCAGATCTCAGCCTCTGCTTGGTCGTGCTACGCCTTATTGCAAAAATCGCTCTTTAGATACTTATCGCCAAGCAATATTTTATTGGCCATTTATGCCTATGCCAGCATCGTCATGCTGCCATTTGCTAGACTAAGTGATCTCACTGGTTTATCGAATGACGAATTTTGGATTGCGGCTTTTTGCTGTCTTAATACCTTGATCGCTTATGGCGCGTTTGCTCAAGCCATGCGTTATTGGCAAACCGTGCAAGTCAGCGCATCCGTGGCGCTAACTCCGGTTATGGCCTTTATCCTAACGGAACTGGTGATGTTTTTCGGATGGTGGACAACACTCATTGAAAGCTCTCATGCGGATGTATTGAGCTTGTTTGGCATGTTCATCGTCATTCTTTGCGCCATCAAGGTTCAACTCATCAGCGCTCAGTCACAGCGTGCCAATGTTGCTAAAAGCACATTAACAAACACTTAA
- a CDS encoding ABC transporter ATP-binding protein: MAEITLNSLAHSYGEKSDGQKEYAIREMTHVWGQGGAFALLGPSGCGKSTLLNIISGLLEPSEGEVLFDGKRVNELKPEERNIAQVFQFPVVYDTMSVYDNLAFPLRNIGVPEYKVRSKVHEVAEILELTDQLKRKAKGLSADQKQKVSMGRGLVRDDVSAILFDEPLTVIDPQLKWKLRRKLKQIHEQFNITMVYVTHDQLEASTFADKIAVMYNGQIVQFGTPRELFENPAHTFVGYFIGSPGMNFFDADLIQQADGTSTILFGDYQITASQAMLSQLTDMQASKVTLGIRPEFVHVWDGKSDDAFKVEVDYVEDLGTYKILSFLFNGQMMKARLSEDQKVPSGQVYVSFPEQWTKVYVNDYLVEPKQETQDAN, encoded by the coding sequence ATGGCAGAAATTACACTTAATTCACTCGCCCACAGTTATGGCGAAAAATCAGATGGTCAAAAAGAGTATGCCATTCGAGAAATGACACACGTTTGGGGACAGGGTGGGGCCTTTGCTCTACTGGGCCCTTCTGGGTGTGGTAAGTCCACCTTGTTGAATATTATTTCTGGGTTACTGGAACCTTCAGAGGGTGAAGTCTTATTTGATGGTAAACGCGTCAATGAGCTCAAACCAGAAGAACGCAATATCGCGCAGGTATTTCAGTTCCCTGTGGTATACGACACCATGTCAGTGTATGACAATCTGGCCTTTCCATTACGAAACATTGGGGTGCCTGAATACAAAGTACGCTCAAAAGTACATGAAGTGGCAGAGATTCTCGAACTCACAGACCAGCTAAAACGCAAAGCCAAAGGACTGTCTGCTGACCAAAAACAAAAAGTCTCGATGGGCCGCGGTTTAGTACGAGATGATGTCTCCGCCATTTTATTTGATGAACCACTTACGGTCATTGACCCTCAGCTGAAATGGAAGCTGCGCCGTAAGCTCAAACAAATTCATGAACAATTTAACATCACCATGGTGTACGTGACCCATGACCAGTTAGAAGCCTCTACCTTCGCGGACAAAATTGCCGTCATGTACAACGGTCAAATCGTGCAATTTGGTACCCCAAGAGAGCTATTTGAAAACCCTGCTCATACCTTTGTAGGTTACTTTATTGGCAGCCCTGGAATGAACTTTTTCGACGCTGATCTGATTCAACAGGCCGATGGCACTTCGACTATTCTCTTTGGTGATTACCAGATCACCGCCAGCCAAGCCATGCTCTCACAACTTACGGATATGCAAGCCAGCAAGGTCACATTGGGGATTCGGCCTGAATTTGTACACGTTTGGGATGGCAAAAGTGATGATGCTTTCAAAGTAGAAGTCGACTACGTAGAAGACCTCGGCACATACAAGATTTTGTCTTTCTTATTCAACGGACAAATGATGAAAGCTCGACTCAGTGAAGACCAGAAAGTCCCATCAGGGCAAGTTTATGTCAGCTTCCCTGAGCAATGGACCAAAGTCTATGTCAACGACTATCTAGTCGAGCCTAAACAGGAGACACAAGATGCAAACTAA
- a CDS encoding DUF6164 family protein codes for MATLVFRLKYVPEEEADDIRQLLTEHDIDFYETSAGRWQISMAGLWVRDKQQAEQARALIREDQLERSRHMTTPSVGEYLLGYLQHARQNPAEALFTLLAIGLILSVSILPFILSS; via the coding sequence ATGGCGACTTTGGTGTTTCGATTAAAATATGTTCCTGAGGAAGAAGCCGATGATATCCGTCAACTTCTCACGGAACATGATATTGATTTTTATGAAACCAGTGCGGGTCGTTGGCAAATCTCTATGGCCGGTCTTTGGGTAAGAGATAAGCAGCAGGCCGAACAAGCACGAGCTCTGATCCGCGAAGATCAGCTTGAACGCAGTCGTCATATGACAACCCCTAGTGTTGGTGAGTATCTATTAGGGTATTTGCAGCATGCACGTCAAAATCCAGCAGAAGCCCTGTTTACGCTTTTAGCCATAGGCTTGATTTTAAGCGTATCGATTCTACCTTTCATCTTGTCGTCGTAA
- a CDS encoding EAL domain-containing protein, protein MKDITTRTDQAKVSLASQMDAILVELKSIGNNPRLSCNKEDIRGLRSATFYSPIFKEFGLFNSDYHVFCTNLGPRNFKLFSSIVERIEASPSRRTVALVKSHTLGDRAFLVFYKGEKGIGVSGLAPPKRLGSYVDRWLTSGYAYQLTLGKQMVVSNGADIEGLILDKQVRTLDDWSMSLAVYLPERYYWQMYQSMWPCIILFAVFLFVLLSAIHWSFLYYRRSLPQCIKRAIRNNAMEVYFQPIVSLNENSTHELEALIRWHSPYHGQVSPLSIVEVSERLGLIDDLTWLVIRKVGAFYRQNADLLKDIRISVNVDRHSLIHEDFAPTLAKVMDEWPELKGRLGLEVTETTALNSIELPIMVSRFEHIKALDIRLSVDDFGTGYAGLDFLRRFPYDTLKLDQVFIASLKDDQFTRQVLTSVTKLAKELNMEVVAEGVERKDQLEAVRELGVERVQGYYFCRPLPIDQIIEWLVAEQARKSRL, encoded by the coding sequence TTGAAAGATATCACTACTCGAACGGATCAAGCCAAAGTCTCATTAGCTTCGCAAATGGATGCGATTTTGGTTGAACTCAAAAGTATCGGCAATAACCCCCGCCTTTCTTGTAACAAAGAAGACATCAGGGGATTGCGCAGTGCGACGTTTTATTCTCCCATTTTTAAAGAGTTTGGCTTGTTCAATTCAGACTACCACGTCTTTTGTACCAATTTAGGCCCCAGAAACTTTAAGCTTTTTTCCAGCATTGTTGAGCGTATTGAAGCCAGTCCTTCTCGCAGAACCGTAGCGCTTGTTAAATCACATACCTTAGGCGACAGAGCGTTCCTTGTTTTTTATAAAGGCGAAAAAGGCATAGGAGTGAGTGGATTAGCACCACCGAAGCGTTTGGGGAGCTATGTTGATCGATGGTTGACATCGGGTTATGCCTATCAGCTAACTCTGGGTAAACAGATGGTTGTATCCAATGGGGCTGACATTGAAGGTTTAATATTAGATAAACAAGTTCGAACGCTTGATGATTGGTCTATGAGTTTGGCCGTGTATTTACCAGAACGCTATTATTGGCAAATGTATCAGTCAATGTGGCCTTGCATCATTTTGTTCGCGGTTTTTTTATTTGTTTTATTAAGCGCCATTCATTGGAGTTTTTTATATTATCGCCGCTCTTTGCCACAATGTATAAAAAGAGCCATTCGTAATAATGCCATGGAAGTTTATTTCCAGCCCATTGTGTCATTGAACGAAAATTCTACCCATGAATTAGAAGCATTAATTCGCTGGCATTCCCCTTATCATGGTCAGGTTTCACCGTTATCCATTGTTGAGGTGTCTGAGCGTTTAGGATTGATTGATGACTTAACTTGGTTGGTGATTCGGAAAGTCGGTGCGTTCTATCGTCAAAATGCGGACTTACTTAAAGACATTCGAATATCGGTTAATGTGGATCGACACAGTTTAATTCATGAAGATTTTGCTCCAACGCTGGCTAAGGTTATGGATGAATGGCCTGAATTAAAAGGCCGGTTAGGGTTAGAGGTGACGGAAACGACCGCTCTGAATTCCATTGAACTACCTATAATGGTGAGCCGTTTCGAACACATTAAAGCTTTGGATATTCGTTTGTCGGTGGATGATTTTGGTACTGGTTATGCTGGTTTGGATTTTTTACGACGTTTCCCATATGACACATTAAAATTAGATCAAGTTTTTATTGCCAGTTTAAAAGACGATCAGTTCACCCGTCAGGTTTTAACCTCGGTCACCAAGTTGGCTAAAGAGCTCAATATGGAAGTGGTTGCTGAAGGTGTAGAAAGGAAAGACCAGTTGGAAGCGGTGAGAGAGTTAGGGGTTGAAAGAGTGCAAGGTTATTATTTCTGTCGACCTTTACCGATTGATCAAATTATAGAGTGGTTGGTGGCTGAACAAGCGAGAAAAAGCCGTTTATAG